A DNA window from Leptolyngbya sp. KIOST-1 contains the following coding sequences:
- a CDS encoding phosphoadenosine phosphosulfate reductase family protein encodes MRTLSLFENDRLSLDRSIELSAESLRHYGSLYRHWAIAFSGGKDSSATVTLVADLLDRGLVPRPESVTVLYADTRQELPPLHNAALALLAKLREKGFDTRVVLPKLDHRYFVYMLGRGVPPPSNTFRWCTPKLKVMAMERELETLRQERGEKFLMLTGVRIGESAARDQRIALSCSRDGGECGQGWFQQTTSSAVADTLAPLLHWRVCHVWDWLVQADVELGT; translated from the coding sequence ATGAGAACTCTAAGCCTATTCGAGAATGACCGCCTCTCCCTCGATCGCAGCATTGAGCTATCGGCGGAGTCGCTGCGCCACTATGGGTCTTTGTACCGGCATTGGGCGATCGCCTTCTCCGGTGGTAAAGATTCTTCAGCCACCGTTACATTAGTTGCCGATCTGCTCGACAGGGGCTTGGTGCCTCGGCCTGAGAGTGTCACGGTGCTCTACGCCGATACCCGCCAGGAGCTGCCGCCGCTGCACAATGCGGCCCTGGCGCTGCTAGCCAAGCTGCGCGAAAAGGGCTTCGATACCCGCGTTGTGCTGCCCAAGCTCGACCATCGCTACTTTGTCTACATGCTGGGGCGGGGGGTGCCGCCGCCCTCCAATACCTTCCGCTGGTGTACGCCCAAGCTCAAGGTGATGGCCATGGAGCGGGAGCTAGAAACCCTGCGCCAAGAGCGGGGCGAGAAGTTTCTCATGCTCACAGGGGTGCGCATTGGCGAATCGGCGGCGCGGGACCAGCGGATTGCCCTGAGCTGTAGCCGCGATGGCGGCGAGTGCGGCCAGGGCTGGTTTCAGCAGACTACCTCTAGCGCGGTGGCCGATACCCTAGCGCCGCTGCTGCACTGGCGGGTCTGCCATGTGTGGGATTGGCTGGTGCAGGCGGATGTGGAGCTTGGGACTTAG